In one window of Candidatus Binatia bacterium DNA:
- a CDS encoding DNA-processing protein DprA, translated as MQNKESLLYAVMLSELPQVGERIASAILARSAERGHGLASFFRLPAAVLRRDYSLPLAALRCLEHHAEAHRRRCEWLSANLHESGGWACTLLDPDYPRRLRHRADAPPVLFFFGDPTCAAQPTIAPLHSRTPTEGTVGCIRAVVEAAARAGFAVVTSTGKAAYRLVGVTARALSVPRLVVLDRGLFSALGVELRADPFAYRGAAHPCAPTEHGQLVCSPFRLLDHALPRSGRRRDALVAALADVIFALHARPGGEIERLCLAALEQGQPVLSWHGENPALLSAGAIPISGDDLRHLHRFVPISR; from the coding sequence ATGCAAAACAAGGAATCGTTGCTGTATGCAGTGATGCTCTCGGAGTTGCCGCAAGTGGGGGAGCGGATTGCAAGCGCAATTCTTGCTCGCAGTGCCGAGCGCGGGCACGGGCTCGCCTCGTTCTTCCGCTTACCTGCTGCGGTGCTTCGGCGCGACTATTCGTTGCCATTAGCGGCATTGCGCTGTCTGGAGCACCATGCCGAGGCCCATCGCCGCCGTTGCGAGTGGCTGTCCGCTAACTTGCACGAGAGCGGCGGTTGGGCGTGTACGCTGCTGGACCCCGACTACCCGCGCCGGCTTCGTCACCGGGCGGATGCTCCGCCCGTGCTCTTTTTCTTCGGGGACCCTACATGTGCTGCTCAGCCTACAATCGCACCGTTGCACTCGCGGACACCGACCGAGGGTACCGTGGGGTGCATCCGTGCAGTGGTCGAAGCGGCGGCCAGAGCAGGGTTTGCGGTGGTCACCAGCACGGGTAAAGCAGCCTATCGCCTGGTCGGCGTCACGGCTCGTGCGCTTTCCGTGCCGCGCCTCGTTGTGCTCGACCGCGGTTTGTTTTCCGCCCTCGGAGTAGAGCTCCGTGCCGATCCCTTTGCGTACAGGGGCGCGGCGCACCCTTGCGCGCCAACGGAGCACGGACAGTTGGTCTGCTCGCCCTTTCGCTTGTTGGACCACGCCCTACCCCGCAGCGGGCGGCGGCGGGATGCACTGGTTGCGGCACTCGCGGACGTCATCTTCGCGCTGCACGCTCGCCCGGGCGGCGAGATCGAGCGGCTTTGCCTCGCGGCTTTGGAGCAAGGCCAACCGGTGCTCTCGTGGCACGGGGAGAATCCTGCTTTGCTGAGTGCTGGCGCCATCCCCATCTCGGGGGACGACCTACGTCATCTCCACCGTTTCGTGCCGATCTCCCGTTAG
- a CDS encoding arsenate reductase ArsC: MDPVRILFLCVANSARSQMAEGLARARFGERAVVASAGSVPRSVHPLAVRAMSELGIDISKHESKHVDAFADQEFDLVVTLCAEEVCPVHLRARRRLHWPIADPAQDLALLSEEEALEQFRQARDEIARRLEELADTLAGAR, translated from the coding sequence ATGGACCCTGTGCGGATCTTGTTTCTGTGCGTTGCCAACTCGGCCCGCAGCCAAATGGCCGAAGGGCTGGCACGGGCGCGTTTCGGCGAACGTGCCGTGGTTGCCAGTGCGGGCTCAGTGCCCAGATCCGTGCACCCGCTGGCGGTGCGGGCCATGAGCGAGCTGGGCATCGATATTTCCAAGCACGAGTCCAAGCATGTCGACGCATTTGCCGATCAGGAGTTCGACTTGGTGGTAACCTTGTGCGCTGAGGAAGTTTGCCCTGTACACTTGCGGGCCCGCCGCCGCTTGCATTGGCCGATTGCAGATCCTGCCCAAGATCTCGCCTTGTTGAGCGAAGAAGAAGCTCTCGAACAGTTCCGTCAGGCGCGGGATGAAATTGCTCGCCGGCTCGAGGAACTGGCGGATACGCTCGCCGGCGCTCGCTGA
- a CDS encoding class I SAM-dependent RNA methyltransferase: MVTVERMAYGPHGVAHLDGRTIFVRGAAPGDVVRVAIDEEHGSYAYAHVEEVLEPSPHRRIPPCPYLPRCGGCPWQHLQYDVQLAAKQANVRDHLQRLGKIAAPPLSAPIPSPAEFSYRNRLSLRVEQGQIGFYAGGSHELVPIERCLLGNEAVNSLLPEVASLVGRLHSRVRRVEVIADAFEPSGALALAVEGHWRAADDRQLLEWFGRTSSVRGVALRGKRWQRTHGNPRVTIVPAPGVSLEVTAGAFSQVNAMANQILVEMVSRLLAPDHRGVTVDAYAGAGNFSFPLAQQSGTVVAIEADPRAVRDFRANAERLHAENVELVHDTAERALKSIAERGILVARVVLDPPRSGARAVLPYLLHLRPERIVYVSCNSATLARDLAVLSGTYRLEQVQIVDLFPQTYHTETVALLVLTC, from the coding sequence GTGGTAACTGTTGAACGGATGGCGTACGGGCCGCATGGGGTTGCCCACCTCGATGGGCGCACAATTTTTGTGCGCGGCGCGGCACCTGGTGACGTGGTGCGCGTTGCGATCGACGAAGAACACGGTAGTTACGCCTATGCACATGTAGAGGAAGTGTTGGAACCATCGCCACACCGGCGCATCCCACCTTGCCCTTACCTACCCCGCTGCGGTGGTTGTCCGTGGCAACATTTGCAGTACGATGTCCAGCTCGCGGCCAAGCAAGCGAACGTTCGCGATCACTTGCAACGCTTGGGCAAAATCGCCGCCCCTCCGCTTTCTGCTCCTATTCCCTCTCCTGCGGAATTTTCTTATCGCAACCGCTTATCCTTGCGCGTGGAGCAAGGGCAAATTGGCTTTTACGCTGGCGGTTCACACGAACTCGTGCCCATCGAGCGCTGCTTACTCGGCAACGAGGCGGTGAACTCCCTACTTCCGGAGGTTGCCTCACTCGTGGGCCGGCTCCACAGCCGCGTGCGCCGCGTGGAGGTGATTGCCGACGCGTTCGAACCGAGCGGCGCGCTAGCGTTGGCAGTAGAAGGCCACTGGCGAGCGGCGGACGATCGGCAGTTGCTCGAGTGGTTCGGCAGGACCTCGAGTGTGCGTGGCGTCGCCTTGCGAGGCAAGCGCTGGCAGCGGACACACGGAAACCCGCGGGTCACCATCGTACCCGCCCCGGGCGTGAGCCTCGAGGTAACAGCGGGTGCATTTTCCCAAGTGAACGCCATGGCCAACCAGATTCTCGTAGAGATGGTTTCACGGCTGCTCGCCCCGGATCATCGGGGAGTGACCGTAGACGCCTATGCGGGCGCGGGAAATTTTTCTTTTCCCCTTGCGCAACAAAGTGGGACGGTCGTGGCGATTGAGGCCGACCCTCGTGCGGTGCGAGATTTTCGGGCCAATGCCGAGCGCTTGCACGCCGAAAATGTCGAGCTCGTGCACGACACGGCGGAGCGCGCCTTAAAGAGCATCGCGGAGCGAGGGATCCTCGTGGCGCGCGTGGTTCTCGATCCCCCGCGCTCCGGTGCTCGTGCTGTGTTGCCCTACCTCTTGCACTTGCGGCCCGAGCGGATCGTGTACGTGTCCTGCAACTCAGCCACGCTGGCGCGGGACTTGGCAGTGCTTTCCGGCACCTATCGCCTCGAGCAAGTGCAGATCGTCGACCTCTTTCCGCAGACGTACCACACGGAGACTGTGGCGTTACTCGTATTGACTTGCTGA
- the ggt gene encoding gamma-glutamyltransferase, with protein MQRLAHVFVVVLLALAFWMREVSAEWARRAMVAAEHPLAARAGSEVLREGGNVVDAAVATAFAVCVVNPSSCGIGGGGFLVYYRASDGQAFALDFRETAPAKLRPDAFLVDGKPDPRRSQRGGLAVGVPGEVAGLTLAHARFGRLPLRAVLDPAIRLARDGFPVGDHLAKEIAKNRDELAADSRLRGWFLKPDGSPRQRGETIRFPELAATLVQIAEHGPDAFYRGPIAAEIVRAVQASGGAMTEEDLASYAPRWREPLVGSYRGLRIVTMPPPSSGGGVLLAALGILRSDNLRKLGHNSPEYLHLLAETMKHVFADRARYYGDPDFVAVPLSQLLDPNLTTSLRRRIAATHVLPLEEYGSHLGQAASPASDSGTAHLSVIDAEGNAVACTTTINTAFGAMLVAGSTGILLNNEIDDFAVAPNAPNAYGLVGTAANALAGGKRPLSSMTPTIVLEGDRAVAALGGSGGPMITSGALQVLLNVFAFGYSADAAVAAARIHHQWQPPVLLVEPQIRASTRKVLAQKGHSVKEVPTMGAIQLVRRTTRGLEGAADPRKGGAASGW; from the coding sequence ATGCAGCGTCTTGCACACGTCTTCGTGGTTGTGCTCCTCGCGTTGGCCTTTTGGATGCGCGAGGTGTCGGCGGAGTGGGCGAGGCGCGCCATGGTGGCGGCGGAGCATCCGCTTGCCGCGCGCGCCGGCAGCGAAGTGTTGCGAGAAGGGGGCAACGTGGTCGATGCGGCGGTGGCGACAGCGTTTGCAGTGTGCGTGGTCAACCCCTCCTCGTGCGGCATCGGCGGCGGAGGCTTTCTCGTGTATTACCGAGCGAGTGACGGGCAGGCGTTCGCTCTCGATTTCCGTGAAACCGCGCCGGCGAAACTCCGTCCCGATGCGTTTCTGGTTGACGGCAAGCCGGATCCAAGACGCAGTCAGCGCGGCGGTTTAGCCGTAGGGGTTCCCGGTGAGGTTGCGGGCTTGACCTTGGCGCACGCGCGCTTTGGCAGGTTGCCGCTGCGTGCCGTGCTCGATCCAGCCATCCGTTTGGCGCGCGATGGCTTTCCGGTGGGTGATCATCTCGCCAAGGAGATTGCCAAGAATCGAGACGAGCTTGCCGCGGACTCCCGCCTTAGGGGCTGGTTCCTTAAACCCGACGGAAGCCCGCGCCAGCGGGGCGAGACGATCCGCTTTCCGGAACTTGCGGCAACCCTCGTGCAGATTGCTGAGCACGGGCCCGACGCCTTTTATCGTGGCCCGATTGCCGCTGAGATCGTCCGGGCCGTACAAGCGAGTGGCGGAGCGATGACGGAAGAAGACCTCGCCTCGTATGCGCCGAGGTGGCGTGAGCCGCTGGTGGGCAGTTATCGAGGTCTCCGCATCGTGACCATGCCGCCGCCCAGCTCGGGCGGGGGCGTGCTGCTGGCAGCGTTGGGTATCCTCCGGAGCGACAACTTGCGCAAGCTCGGGCACAACTCCCCAGAGTATTTGCACCTGCTTGCGGAAACTATGAAACACGTGTTTGCCGATCGCGCGCGGTATTACGGGGACCCGGACTTCGTTGCGGTGCCACTGTCGCAACTGCTGGATCCCAACCTCACGACGAGCTTGCGGCGGCGGATCGCAGCTACTCACGTCTTGCCGCTCGAGGAATATGGAAGCCACTTGGGCCAAGCAGCCTCGCCAGCGAGCGACTCGGGCACGGCGCATCTCTCGGTGATCGATGCTGAGGGCAACGCGGTGGCTTGCACGACGACGATCAATACCGCATTCGGAGCGATGCTCGTCGCTGGATCGACTGGGATTCTGCTCAACAACGAGATTGACGACTTTGCCGTGGCCCCGAATGCGCCCAATGCCTACGGATTGGTGGGTACGGCAGCGAACGCGTTGGCAGGAGGCAAGAGGCCTCTTAGCAGCATGACGCCGACCATTGTGTTGGAAGGAGATCGTGCGGTAGCGGCGCTCGGGGGGTCGGGCGGACCGATGATCACCAGCGGAGCGCTGCAAGTGTTGCTCAATGTATTCGCGTTTGGTTACAGCGCCGATGCTGCGGTGGCCGCAGCGCGGATTCACCATCAGTGGCAGCCGCCCGTGCTGCTGGTGGAGCCGCAAATTCGCGCAAGCACGCGCAAGGTGCTTGCACAAAAGGGTCACAGCGTGAAAGAAGTGCCGACAATGGGAGCTATTCAACTTGTGCGCCGTACCACCCGGGGCTTGGAAGGCGCGGCGGATCCGCGCAAGGGTGGTGCGGCTAGCGGTTGGTGA
- a CDS encoding flippase-like domain-containing protein, producing MANGLQTPPLWSRWWFKAGISAAVLALLFYKVDTRELGAALKEIDGVWLGAALGTYLLSMVVSCVRWTMLARPLGFNQPYSHFFGSYFTGMYMNLFGVSTVAGDIGRALFLAGGPGRRALALTTVLADRGLGFVVLVWIGAGAIIFQPQYKMPLPLYWSAWLVPPITLLGWLFGPQLAVRVLPPGNRWRRMVEVDLVPYWNDAKLLLVTSLVAAVFHTLQIVSQVFLGLGLGLKLPWSYYFIFVPVVNIAGMAPVTFSGIGIREAGYIFFLHRMRVDQHAAMALGLLASAIVLASGLVGGLVYLFWSGPQRPAAETVENAEAVPTRRGGSAVG from the coding sequence ATGGCAAACGGGCTGCAAACACCACCATTGTGGTCGCGCTGGTGGTTTAAAGCTGGGATTAGCGCCGCCGTTCTGGCCTTGTTGTTTTACAAGGTCGACACCCGCGAACTCGGTGCTGCCCTAAAAGAAATCGACGGAGTGTGGCTTGGGGCGGCGCTCGGCACTTACCTGCTCAGCATGGTGGTAAGCTGCGTGCGCTGGACCATGCTGGCCCGCCCGCTCGGCTTCAACCAACCATATTCACACTTCTTCGGCTCGTACTTCACAGGCATGTACATGAACCTCTTTGGCGTCAGCACTGTAGCTGGTGACATTGGCCGTGCGCTGTTCCTTGCCGGCGGACCCGGACGGCGTGCGCTGGCGCTGACTACGGTGCTTGCCGATCGCGGGCTCGGATTTGTCGTGCTGGTTTGGATCGGAGCGGGGGCCATTATCTTTCAGCCACAGTACAAGATGCCGCTTCCTCTTTACTGGTCGGCGTGGCTGGTGCCGCCGATTACGTTGCTCGGCTGGCTGTTTGGCCCGCAGCTCGCTGTGCGCGTGCTACCGCCCGGAAACCGCTGGCGTCGGATGGTTGAGGTGGATCTCGTGCCCTATTGGAACGATGCCAAGTTGTTGCTGGTCACGAGCTTGGTCGCGGCAGTGTTTCACACTCTCCAGATCGTCTCGCAGGTGTTTCTCGGCTTGGGGCTCGGGCTCAAGCTCCCTTGGTCGTACTACTTTATCTTCGTTCCGGTGGTGAACATTGCTGGCATGGCGCCCGTAACCTTCAGTGGGATCGGGATTCGCGAAGCGGGATACATTTTCTTTTTGCATCGCATGCGGGTGGACCAGCACGCCGCCATGGCGCTCGGATTGCTGGCAAGCGCGATTGTGCTCGCGTCCGGCCTAGTCGGCGGTTTGGTCTATTTGTTTTGGTCGGGCCCGCAGCGACCAGCCGCGGAAACCGTGGAAAATGCCGAGGCAGTACCCACACGGCGCGGTGGCTCCGCCGTGGGATAG
- a CDS encoding TetR/AcrR family transcriptional regulator: MVSHRRQRRTQAQRRAEARERLLQATIECLYELGYRRTSTTEIARRAGLSHGGRLHHFPTKISLVTTAVEHLIHRRRDDLVAAIQALPAGADPLDAAIDVIWQLFQGPEFFAWLELAVAARTDAELRPVVGDLSRRFAETIEATFLQLFPPRHAPETLYSAVPAFVVAFFQGLALDNEILGHNQRTEATLQLLKEISRSLAPRFLGWTTRSGY, from the coding sequence ATGGTCAGTCACCGCCGGCAGCGCCGCACCCAGGCACAACGGCGGGCCGAAGCCCGCGAGCGCTTGTTGCAGGCAACCATCGAGTGTCTGTACGAACTCGGCTATCGCCGCACGAGTACGACCGAGATTGCCCGCCGGGCTGGTCTCTCCCACGGGGGGCGGCTCCATCACTTCCCGACGAAAATCTCTCTGGTCACCACGGCTGTCGAGCACCTCATTCACCGCCGGCGTGACGATCTAGTGGCTGCCATTCAAGCCTTGCCCGCCGGGGCAGACCCCCTCGATGCCGCGATCGACGTCATTTGGCAGCTCTTCCAGGGGCCCGAGTTCTTTGCGTGGCTCGAGCTCGCGGTGGCTGCTCGCACGGATGCAGAGCTTCGCCCAGTGGTCGGTGACTTGTCGCGCCGGTTTGCGGAAACGATCGAGGCCACGTTTCTACAGCTCTTTCCACCGCGCCACGCCCCCGAGACACTCTATTCGGCGGTCCCCGCGTTTGTGGTCGCATTTTTCCAAGGGCTCGCGCTGGACAACGAAATTCTCGGCCACAACCAACGCACCGAAGCCACGCTGCAACTGCTGAAGGAGATTTCCCGCTCTCTCGCGCCCCGCTTCCTCGGTTGGACAACGCGCAGCGGGTACTGA
- a CDS encoding long-chain-acyl-CoA synthetase, with translation MNWRLLWEDLRELPVLFRLGRALRRCGPEGRETLGVLAREQAEQHGERVFLRFERELVSFAEYNEQVNRWTWVLREAGVSVGEPVCILMENSPAFLFAEGAVAKRGAIGALLNTHLRGEPLAHVLRVSGARHVLVDEACLPALVDLPEAAQYTIWALGRAPALPPHVEPLEKALQAADTHEPQLANVRGKDVFLYIYTSGTTGFPKAAVVRHSRFMMGGLGLSALLAIGSDDVIYAPLPLYHGESNFVGFSVALRAGAGFASRRRFSASAFLDDVIRHDATAFVYVGELCRYLLRQPERPEDRQHRLRLAVGAGLRPDIWEAFQQRFGIPRIVEMYGATEGNIALINLRGRVGSVGRAHPFQHHRYKLARYDVERGELVRGPDGFLVECSPHEPGELLGRIARGGPMPYDGYTDREASERKIVRDAFEAGDAYFRSGDLLRRDEDYYYYFVDRIGDTFRWKGENVATQEVALILNRAPGVSETNVYGVAVPGREGRAGMAAVVLFPGESFDGRAFYATAEVLPPYARPLFVRLVAEMDVTGTLKQRKLELQRQGFNPREVTDPLFVRDDDARAYVPLTADIYEAILRGERKL, from the coding sequence ATGAACTGGCGCCTGCTGTGGGAGGATCTGCGCGAGCTCCCAGTGCTCTTCCGCCTTGGGCGGGCGTTGCGACGCTGCGGGCCTGAAGGACGGGAAACCCTCGGTGTGTTGGCGCGCGAGCAGGCGGAGCAGCACGGGGAGCGGGTGTTTCTCCGCTTTGAACGCGAGCTCGTCTCGTTTGCGGAATACAACGAGCAGGTAAATCGCTGGACTTGGGTCCTGCGAGAGGCAGGCGTGTCGGTGGGGGAACCGGTGTGCATTTTGATGGAAAACAGCCCGGCGTTTTTGTTTGCCGAAGGAGCAGTGGCCAAGCGCGGCGCCATTGGTGCGTTGCTGAACACACACTTGCGTGGAGAGCCGCTTGCGCATGTGCTGCGCGTGTCCGGTGCGCGGCACGTGCTTGTCGACGAGGCCTGTTTGCCAGCTCTGGTGGATCTCCCCGAGGCCGCACAGTACACAATCTGGGCACTAGGAAGAGCACCTGCGCTGCCGCCCCATGTCGAGCCTTTGGAAAAGGCACTGCAGGCCGCAGACACGCACGAACCCCAACTGGCCAACGTCCGCGGAAAGGACGTTTTCCTCTACATCTACACATCGGGGACGACAGGATTTCCCAAGGCTGCGGTGGTCCGACATTCCCGCTTTATGATGGGCGGTCTCGGACTGTCGGCACTCCTCGCCATCGGCTCCGACGATGTGATCTATGCGCCGCTGCCGCTTTATCACGGCGAGAGCAACTTTGTGGGTTTTTCTGTCGCACTTCGTGCTGGAGCCGGCTTCGCTTCCCGCCGTCGCTTTAGCGCGAGCGCTTTCCTCGACGATGTGATCCGCCACGACGCCACAGCGTTCGTGTACGTCGGCGAGCTCTGTCGCTACCTGCTGCGGCAACCAGAACGGCCGGAAGACCGGCAACACCGCCTGCGACTTGCGGTCGGAGCAGGATTGCGCCCGGACATTTGGGAGGCCTTCCAGCAGCGCTTTGGAATTCCTCGCATCGTGGAGATGTACGGCGCAACCGAGGGCAACATTGCCCTCATCAACCTACGCGGCCGGGTCGGCTCGGTGGGGCGCGCCCATCCCTTTCAGCATCATCGCTACAAGCTTGCACGCTACGACGTAGAGCGCGGGGAACTCGTGCGTGGTCCGGATGGCTTCCTCGTCGAGTGCAGCCCCCACGAACCCGGCGAGCTCCTCGGCCGCATCGCTCGCGGCGGGCCCATGCCGTACGACGGCTACACCGACCGCGAGGCCAGCGAACGCAAAATCGTGCGCGATGCCTTCGAGGCCGGGGATGCCTACTTCCGCAGTGGGGATCTGCTGCGCCGCGACGAGGACTACTACTATTACTTTGTCGACCGCATCGGAGACACCTTCCGCTGGAAGGGAGAAAACGTTGCCACGCAAGAGGTCGCCCTCATCCTCAACCGTGCTCCCGGAGTGAGCGAAACCAACGTGTACGGCGTGGCGGTCCCTGGCCGCGAAGGCCGAGCCGGAATGGCAGCAGTGGTCTTGTTTCCCGGTGAGTCGTTCGATGGCCGCGCCTTTTATGCCACCGCGGAAGTGTTGCCTCCGTACGCGCGCCCGCTCTTCGTACGGCTGGTGGCGGAAATGGACGTGACCGGCACCCTCAAACAACGCAAACTCGAACTGCAACGCCAAGGCTTCAATCCGCGCGAGGTCACTGATCCCTTGTTCGTGCGTGACGACGATGCGCGCGCGTATGTGCCCCTCACGGCAGACATCTACGAAGCGATCCTCCGTGGCGAACGGAAATTGTGA
- the def gene encoding peptide deformylase has protein sequence MAILKVARLGHPVLRQVAAAVTSAEIARPETQRLIDDMVETMIEYDGVGLAAPQVHVSKQIAVYAVESNPRYPHAPSIPLTVLINPRVTPLGEEQEEDWEGCLSIPELRGRVPRFARLRVEAFDRHGKRIEYTAEGFHARVLQHEMDHLLGRVYLDRMRSFESLSFLREFFRYHAGRGSTSE, from the coding sequence ATGGCCATTCTCAAAGTTGCGCGCTTAGGGCACCCAGTGTTGCGGCAAGTCGCCGCCGCTGTAACCAGTGCAGAGATTGCCCGGCCAGAAACCCAACGACTGATCGACGACATGGTGGAGACCATGATTGAGTACGACGGGGTCGGGCTCGCAGCACCGCAAGTGCACGTCAGTAAACAAATCGCGGTTTATGCCGTGGAATCGAATCCGCGCTACCCGCACGCGCCCTCGATCCCATTAACGGTGCTCATCAATCCGCGCGTCACGCCGCTGGGTGAGGAGCAAGAGGAGGATTGGGAAGGATGCCTCAGCATTCCCGAGCTGCGGGGCAGAGTGCCGCGTTTTGCCCGGCTGCGCGTGGAGGCGTTTGACCGCCACGGGAAGCGAATCGAGTATACGGCCGAAGGCTTTCATGCGCGGGTGCTCCAACACGAAATGGATCATTTGCTCGGCCGGGTGTACCTGGATCGCATGCGCTCATTCGAGTCGCTGTCCTTTCTCCGCGAGTTTTTTCGCTACCATGCGGGGCGCGGTTCCACGAGCGAGTGA
- a CDS encoding prepilin-type N-terminal cleavage/methylation domain-containing protein — MKCARRWSSTKWAARCFREASGYSLIELLTALGVVSVVAAVSVPQLSAYAVRYRLSSAANQLAVDLARARMKAIGENLYVRVQFGAQNIGTLGYGSTYQLSTSNDGVTFTNVGPPTSIPSGVSFYASPQTVTFNRQGMAGGPVTVWAYNQAYQWQVITMNSIGKVWVQ, encoded by the coding sequence ATGAAGTGCGCCAGGCGTTGGAGCTCTACGAAGTGGGCAGCACGGTGCTTCCGGGAAGCCAGCGGTTACTCGTTGATCGAGCTGCTGACCGCGCTAGGTGTCGTATCTGTCGTTGCGGCCGTCAGTGTCCCGCAGCTTAGCGCGTATGCGGTCCGGTACCGGCTGAGCAGTGCAGCCAACCAGCTAGCAGTCGACCTCGCGCGTGCGCGCATGAAGGCCATCGGCGAGAACCTGTACGTTCGTGTCCAGTTTGGCGCGCAAAACATTGGCACCCTTGGATACGGCTCGACCTATCAACTGAGCACGAGCAATGATGGGGTAACGTTTACGAACGTTGGCCCCCCCACGTCGATACCTTCGGGTGTTTCGTTTTACGCCTCCCCGCAGACGGTCACCTTTAACCGGCAAGGTATGGCTGGTGGCCCGGTAACGGTGTGGGCATACAACCAAGCTTACCAGTGGCAGGTGATCACCATGAACTCCATCGGCAAGGTGTGGGTACAATGA
- a CDS encoding type II secretion system GspH family protein: MNKLRSAAGISTLEVVVALALFAITAAGLAATTINVTNQTARSKIATAANALVEDLMEQLRALDPATKPWQLQAGTYNDPNNPITAGGVSGGKFMRSWTVTPDTPGLGLARVEVRVVFSGPANFTALGVTYLCTTATCS, translated from the coding sequence ATGAACAAGCTACGGTCCGCAGCCGGGATCAGTACCCTCGAGGTGGTGGTGGCGCTCGCGCTGTTTGCCATCACCGCTGCTGGTCTTGCCGCAACCACGATCAACGTCACGAATCAAACAGCGCGAAGCAAGATTGCCACTGCAGCAAATGCCCTGGTCGAAGACCTGATGGAGCAACTGCGCGCCTTAGATCCCGCTACAAAGCCGTGGCAGCTCCAGGCGGGCACCTACAATGACCCAAACAACCCGATCACCGCTGGGGGAGTGAGCGGTGGTAAGTTTATGCGCTCTTGGACGGTAACGCCCGACACTCCGGGCTTGGGCCTCGCACGGGTGGAAGTGCGCGTGGTGTTTTCTGGCCCGGCAAATTTCACCGCTCTAGGGGTAACGTATCTATGTACCACGGCCACGTGCAGTTGA